Proteins from one Xenopus tropicalis strain Nigerian chromosome 1, UCB_Xtro_10.0, whole genome shotgun sequence genomic window:
- the ints12 gene encoding integrator complex subunit 12 isoform X1, whose product MVITMAVTINTELDPVFLKALGYLHSKSKDSAEKLKALLDESLCKGNDSVYRPQPKEMEQPKAMLSKVKPETKASSSTPSSSMLSKPLTSEKLKKEAEKRSADKMKVEISDVMDIPKKPRIEKTEARSSPVTVQLSKDLPVPDLSSFDETSADDFAMEMGLACVVCRQMTVFSGNQLVECQECHNLYHQDCHKPQVTDKDVNDPRLVWYCARCTRQMKRMAQKNQKPSQKPSPSAVSAVTPVAKDPSVNKPELKAKPDSANTFLAFKRAEVKASSAVSSSSSNSGVSSSSASGLTGWAAFGAKTANAVPVLGKLGTSSQATSGKPPSLSSVQKTGAAPGLAPSKPGSISKSGSGGSSSSSTIPIKPLPPLILGKTGLSRSMSSDNVSKTGLPSPNPSSAGSVSSLSSQLGSNNGSSSAAGSNVTSSNKVAVDPSMQLSGAKGPTSQESQLNAMKRLQMVKKKAAQKKLKK is encoded by the exons ATg GTTataaccatggcagtcactataaATACTGAGTTGGATCCTGTCTTTTTGAAGGCACTTGGATACCTCCACTCAAAGAGCAAGGACTCTGCTGAAAAACTGAAGGCATTGCTAGATGAGTCACTGTGCAAAGGCAACGACTCTGTCTACCGTCCTCAACCGAAg GAAATGGAGCAGCCCAAAGCAATGTTATCTAAAGTTAAGCCTGAAACAAAGGCCTCTAGCAGCACTCCATCAAGCAGTATGCTAAGCAAACCACTGACTTCAGAGAAGTTAAAGAAGGAGGCTGAGAAGAGATCTGCTGATAAG ATGAAAGTGGAAATCAGTGATGTTATGGATATTCCAAAGAAGCCTCGTATAGAGAAGACAGAAGCTCGTTCTTCCCCTGTCACAGTACAGTTAAGCAAGGATTTGCCTGTGCCAGATCTCTCAAGCTTTGACGAGACCAGTGCTGATGATTTTGCCATGGAGATGGGGTTGGCTTGTGTTGTTTGTCG aCAAATGACTGTGTTCTCCGGCAATCAGCTGGTTGAATGCCAGGAGTGCCACAATCTGTACCATCAGGACTGCCACAAACCACAGGTCACAGATAAAGATGTGAATGACCCACGGTTGGTGTGGTATTGTGCTCGCTGCACAAGGCAAATGAAAAGAATG GCACAAAAGAATCAGAAACCCTCACAGAAGCCATCCCCATCAGCTGTATCTGCAGTGACACCTGTAGCAAAGGATCCCTCTGTTAATAAACCTGAGCTGAAAGCTAAGCCCGATTCTGCAAATACATTCTTAGCTTTCAAGAGAGCAGAAGTTAAG GCCTCTTCAGCAGTTTCATCAAGTTCTTCAAATTCTGGTGTATCATCCTCCTCTGCCAGTGGCCTGACAGGTTGGGCTGCATTTGGAGCTAAGACAGCCAACGCTGTGCCCGTGTTAGGCAAACTAGGAACAAGCTCCCAGGCAACCAGTGGAAAGCCTCCATCACTTTCCTCAGTGCAGAAAACTGGAGCAGCACCAGGCCTTGCGCCTTCTAAACCAGGATCAATATCTAAAAGTGGTTCTGggggaagcagcagcagcagcacaataCCTATAAAGCCATTGCCACCACTCATACTGGGGAAAACAGGACTCAGTCGTTCTATGAGCAGTGACAATGTCAGTAAGACAGGACTCCCTAGTCCTAACCCATCATCCGCTGGAAGCGTAAGCAGTCTTAGTAGCCAGCTAGGAAGTAACAACGGAAGCAGTAGTGCTGCAGGAAGCAACGTGACCTCTAGCAACAAGGTGGCTGTGGATCCCAGCATGCAGCTGTCTGGAGCAAAAGGTCCAACCTCACAGGAGTCCCAGCTAAATGCCATGAAACGTCTACAAATGGTTAAAAAGAAAGCAGCACAGAAAAAGCTGAAAAAGTAA
- the ints12 gene encoding integrator complex subunit 12 isoform X2, producing MAVTINTELDPVFLKALGYLHSKSKDSAEKLKALLDESLCKGNDSVYRPQPKEMEQPKAMLSKVKPETKASSSTPSSSMLSKPLTSEKLKKEAEKRSADKMKVEISDVMDIPKKPRIEKTEARSSPVTVQLSKDLPVPDLSSFDETSADDFAMEMGLACVVCRQMTVFSGNQLVECQECHNLYHQDCHKPQVTDKDVNDPRLVWYCARCTRQMKRMAQKNQKPSQKPSPSAVSAVTPVAKDPSVNKPELKAKPDSANTFLAFKRAEVKASSAVSSSSSNSGVSSSSASGLTGWAAFGAKTANAVPVLGKLGTSSQATSGKPPSLSSVQKTGAAPGLAPSKPGSISKSGSGGSSSSSTIPIKPLPPLILGKTGLSRSMSSDNVSKTGLPSPNPSSAGSVSSLSSQLGSNNGSSSAAGSNVTSSNKVAVDPSMQLSGAKGPTSQESQLNAMKRLQMVKKKAAQKKLKK from the exons atggcagtcactataaATACTGAGTTGGATCCTGTCTTTTTGAAGGCACTTGGATACCTCCACTCAAAGAGCAAGGACTCTGCTGAAAAACTGAAGGCATTGCTAGATGAGTCACTGTGCAAAGGCAACGACTCTGTCTACCGTCCTCAACCGAAg GAAATGGAGCAGCCCAAAGCAATGTTATCTAAAGTTAAGCCTGAAACAAAGGCCTCTAGCAGCACTCCATCAAGCAGTATGCTAAGCAAACCACTGACTTCAGAGAAGTTAAAGAAGGAGGCTGAGAAGAGATCTGCTGATAAG ATGAAAGTGGAAATCAGTGATGTTATGGATATTCCAAAGAAGCCTCGTATAGAGAAGACAGAAGCTCGTTCTTCCCCTGTCACAGTACAGTTAAGCAAGGATTTGCCTGTGCCAGATCTCTCAAGCTTTGACGAGACCAGTGCTGATGATTTTGCCATGGAGATGGGGTTGGCTTGTGTTGTTTGTCG aCAAATGACTGTGTTCTCCGGCAATCAGCTGGTTGAATGCCAGGAGTGCCACAATCTGTACCATCAGGACTGCCACAAACCACAGGTCACAGATAAAGATGTGAATGACCCACGGTTGGTGTGGTATTGTGCTCGCTGCACAAGGCAAATGAAAAGAATG GCACAAAAGAATCAGAAACCCTCACAGAAGCCATCCCCATCAGCTGTATCTGCAGTGACACCTGTAGCAAAGGATCCCTCTGTTAATAAACCTGAGCTGAAAGCTAAGCCCGATTCTGCAAATACATTCTTAGCTTTCAAGAGAGCAGAAGTTAAG GCCTCTTCAGCAGTTTCATCAAGTTCTTCAAATTCTGGTGTATCATCCTCCTCTGCCAGTGGCCTGACAGGTTGGGCTGCATTTGGAGCTAAGACAGCCAACGCTGTGCCCGTGTTAGGCAAACTAGGAACAAGCTCCCAGGCAACCAGTGGAAAGCCTCCATCACTTTCCTCAGTGCAGAAAACTGGAGCAGCACCAGGCCTTGCGCCTTCTAAACCAGGATCAATATCTAAAAGTGGTTCTGggggaagcagcagcagcagcacaataCCTATAAAGCCATTGCCACCACTCATACTGGGGAAAACAGGACTCAGTCGTTCTATGAGCAGTGACAATGTCAGTAAGACAGGACTCCCTAGTCCTAACCCATCATCCGCTGGAAGCGTAAGCAGTCTTAGTAGCCAGCTAGGAAGTAACAACGGAAGCAGTAGTGCTGCAGGAAGCAACGTGACCTCTAGCAACAAGGTGGCTGTGGATCCCAGCATGCAGCTGTCTGGAGCAAAAGGTCCAACCTCACAGGAGTCCCAGCTAAATGCCATGAAACGTCTACAAATGGTTAAAAAGAAAGCAGCACAGAAAAAGCTGAAAAAGTAA
- the ints12 gene encoding integrator complex subunit 12 (The RefSeq protein has 1 substitution compared to this genomic sequence) — translation MAVTINTELDPVFLKALGYLHSKSKDSAEKLKALLDESLCKGNDSVYRPQPKEMEQPKAMLSKVKPETKASSSTPSSSMLSKPLTSEKLKKEAEKRSADKMKVEISDVMDIPKKPRIEKTEARSSPVTVQLSKDLPVPDLSSFDETSADDFAMEMGLACVVCRQMTVFSGNQLVECQECHNLYHQDCHKPQVTDKDVNDPRLVWYCARCTRQMKRMAQKNQKPSQKPSPSAVSAVTPVAKDPSVNKPELKAKPDSANTFLAFKRAEVKASSAVSSSSSNSGVSSSSASGLTGWAAFGAKTANAVPVLGKLGTSSQATSGKPPSLSSVQKTGAAPGLAPSKPGSVSKSGSGGSSSSSTIPIKPLPPLILGKTGLSRSMSSDNVSKTGLPSPNPSSAGSVSSLSSQLGSNNGSSSAAGSNVTSSNKVAVDPSMQLSGAKGPTSQESQLNAMKRLQMVKKKAAQKKLKK, via the exons atggcagtcactataaATACTGAGTTGGATCCTGTCTTTTTGAAGGCACTTGGATACCTCCACTCAAAGAGCAAGGACTCTGCTGAAAAACTGAAGGCATTGCTAGATGAGTCACTGTGCAAAGGCAACGACTCTGTCTACCGTCCTCAACCGAAg GAAATGGAGCAGCCCAAAGCAATGTTATCTAAAGTTAAGCCTGAAACAAAGGCCTCTAGCAGCACTCCATCAAGCAGTATGCTAAGCAAACCACTGACTTCAGAGAAGTTAAAGAAGGAGGCTGAGAAGAGATCTGCTGATAAG ATGAAAGTGGAAATCAGTGATGTTATGGATATTCCAAAGAAGCCTCGTATAGAGAAGACAGAAGCTCGTTCTTCCCCTGTCACAGTACAGTTAAGCAAGGATTTGCCTGTGCCAGATCTCTCAAGCTTTGACGAGACCAGTGCTGATGATTTTGCCATGGAGATGGGGTTGGCTTGTGTTGTTTGTCG aCAAATGACTGTGTTCTCCGGCAATCAGCTGGTTGAATGCCAGGAGTGCCACAATCTGTACCATCAGGACTGCCACAAACCACAGGTCACAGATAAAGATGTGAATGACCCACGGTTGGTGTGGTATTGTGCTCGCTGCACAAGGCAAATGAAAAGAATG GCACAAAAGAATCAGAAACCCTCACAGAAGCCATCCCCATCAGCTGTATCTGCAGTGACACCTGTAGCAAAGGATCCCTCTGTTAATAAACCTGAGCTGAAAGCTAAGCCCGATTCTGCAAATACATTCTTAGCTTTCAAGAGAGCAGAAGTTAAG GCCTCTTCAGCAGTTTCATCAAGTTCTTCAAATTCTGGTGTATCATCCTCCTCTGCCAGTGGCCTGACAGGTTGGGCTGCATTTGGAGCTAAGACAGCCAACGCTGTGCCCGTGTTAGGCAAACTAGGAACAAGCTCCCAGGCAACCAGTGGAAAGCCTCCATCACTTTCCTCAGTGCAGAAAACTGGAGCAGCACCAGGCCTTGCGCCTTCTAAACCAGGATCAATATCTAAAAGTGGTTCTGggggaagcagcagcagcagcacaataCCTATAAAGCCATTGCCACCACTCATACTGGGGAAAACAGGACTCAGTCGTTCTATGAGCAGTGACAATGTCAGTAAGACAGGACTCCCTAGTCCTAACCCATCATCCGCTGGAAGCGTAAGCAGTCTTAGTAGCCAGCTAGGAAGTAACAACGGAAGCAGTAGTGCTGCAGGAAGCAACGTGACCTCTAGCAACAAGGTGGCTGTGGATCCCAGCATGCAGCTGTCTGGAGCAAAAGGTCCAACCTCACAGGAGTCCCAGCTAAATGCCATGAAACGTCTACAAATGGTTAAAAAGAAAGCAGCACAGAAAAAGCTGAAAAAGTAA